DNA from Brassica napus cultivar Da-Ae chromosome C4, Da-Ae, whole genome shotgun sequence:
TCTagcttaaaattttgaaaatatcctTCTAATTTATTTAGAGCTGGGGGAATAAGCCTTTAAGGCCCAAGATATTACATGGGCCTAGCAAACAAATATACCTCTAAACTAGGGTTCTCAAGGGTATATATATTCACAACTACGCTTCGTTTCCTCTCTTGTTACCGTCACCGTGAATTAGCCGATCAGGGTTTCAAGAAAAAGAGTTTCTCCGACATGAGAGCCAAGGTTTGTTGTTCATCTTGTCCTATACAGCTGTCTACCATTCTGTTCACGTATATGTATCATTCTTAGCCTAAGTCGCTGTTATTAAAAATCGTGTGTTTGCAGTGGAAGAAGAAGCGTATGAGGAGGCTGAagaggaagagacgaaagatgAGACAGCGATCTAAGTAGActcagagaaagagagagtgacTCCTCTTGAAAGACTTTGCTTTTCCATCTGCTTCCTTTGTTTCCCTTTTCGCTAGAGATCTTTAAAAGTACTTTTGGTTTGGTCTCATTTCAGTTTTTTAAGCGTTCGTAGCTTTGTTTTTGTCGGATTGTAGAGATCCTCAATTAATGGCAATGCTATATGTTTTAGTTAACCACTGATATTTATATTCTTGCACACGCCAATCTTAGTACTGATTTAGGTTTTGAAAGTATCATCGTTTGGCTTATAGATCCTGTGTAATAACTCAGATTTAGGTTGAACGATCTTGGAATATACAAATCTTGTTTGTTTAATCAAGAATGATCCAACACGTAATGCATTTGAATATGATAGTATTGTGATAATATCGTTGTGGTTAGTCTCATTTTATCCTCAGTCTTCCTCCAAACTGATTATCTCAGCTTGTAaggttttcaaatttaaacttttgtGAGAAGCCTAACAATCTGAGATTGCAATTGGTTGATCATTGCAACTAAAAGAAGCTTTGATAATGACAGTCGTATCATCAAAGCCCTAGACTTGGTTCTATCACTCTTGCTAAGAGAACTACTTGTctaatatgagtctgtaaactGTAACAATCACCACATATGCAAACCCGAGTTAGGTTCAAAACCggtttttctcaaaatcagacCGACTTCGGAGGACAAATAGGAAAATGAGAGCAAACGTCTACTTTATCAGGAAGATAACATCTGATTGTGTTGGTCTATGTCAGAGCTTTaaccagaaaacaaaaaaagtataaGTGAGAAAAGAAGAGTATAACCTAGTTCGTCTTGCGAGTCTAAAAGCTAGTGCAATAAGCAGTTTCCTTTAGGGTTTATAACACTGTCATTTCACAGCACAGGTAAAAACAGGTCGAATAGCAGTTTTGAAGTCCTCACTGAACTGTTGTTCAGAGAACCTCCTCGCTCGTTTCCTAGCATATTCAGCCATCTTTAGCCTCTCTGTCTCACTCATCTTCACAACCTCAACGATCGCTTCAGCGTATTCCTCCACCGTCTCAGCAAGAAACCCTGTTCTTTGTCCCTCTTCTTCCAACACAATGTCCATCTTAGGTCCAGCCGAGTTGTGAGCTGCATtacaagtttaaaaaaaaacaaagaagccATTACAATAACTTAGATGAGAGAAACTGAAACTTCAACAATAACACAAAGCCTTAAAGTCTGACCTATTGGAATCGCACCAGCAGCCATGTACTCAACAACACTGATCCCAAAGTGTTCATCTATCATCCCATGCATACCTGCAACTGCATTTCCTAGCAGTGCCACTAGTTCTCTGCAATCATGGAAGCGCTCTGAGTGTATTACAAGAATAGAGAATTCCATAAGGAGGTTTGAGCAATAACCTGTACATAGCGTTCTTATAGAACTCCACATCCCCATCTACTTTGAGCTCACCTGCTCTGTCTTTCAACTTCTGCAGCCGTTCTTCATCTGATTCGTTTCTACAACTCCCCACAAACTGGAGCTTAGGTCGAGGGACGCCAGGACCTAACTTCTCTAAAGCTAGTGAAAAGGCCTCAAGCTGAAGCATATGAGCCTGGTACAAGACTGTAACTGAGTAAGCTGGGTAAGACAACTAATGTGATCCATCAAATACCTTCTCAGGACGAAACTGAGCAACTGATATGAAAACTGGAGGATCTGATGATCTTTCAAGAGGAAGTGTCTGCACATTAAAGCCAAAGATGTTAAAATAACAAGAAGATAGAGATTCAAGCTCTCTGATGGGTTATCACCTGGAGTCCTGAAGTATCACAAGGAGGGTAAACCCGTCTGATCCGTTCAGGTATCCTCCAAAGCACTTCGATATGAGACTTAGTCCACGAAGAGTTCACCATAGCTAGATGAGTACACGAGCCAACCATCCCATACAACCAGCTAAACGCTCTGTAGTAAACTACTTTGCAAGTAGATAACCAATTGctacaaacaaaacaacaaatctCATTACCAAAACCAACATAACTTAAACGTCAAGCAAGGAGAAAGCAAGCAAAACCTCTTGGCGATTGATGCGTCGTTGTTATACATAGAGTTTCTTTGACGGACACGAGAGATCATATCCAAACTAATAGTTGGGTAATGAGTGTAGCAAACGACTTTGCAACCGAAGAGACGAGCAAGAGGGTAAGTGAAAGCGTATCCACTCGTGTCGATGAAGTACAAAGGAGTGAACTTTCTTAAAGCCTCCCACGCTAAGTAAACAGAGCCGAGACTTTGGCCTATCATTGTGAAATGTGGGTATGTTCTCTCTTCGATCCATCTCCTGTTGTTCAGATGAATCACCTGAAAAGAAAAGATCGAAACTTTCATCAAAACTGAATCCAAAGGAGCTACTAGGCCTGGGCACAACcgaaccgaaaaaaaccgaaaccAAACCGAATTTCATGAATAACCGAGTGGAGCTATCTTTAGAATCCAAATTATCcgatatttttattcaaacatcTGAATTACCGGATATTTAAACTGAAAAACCCGAATTATCTGAATATTTTACTTGTATTATCCTAAATGATCCGGAATAACCAGAATCCAATTGGATCCTGATTTCTTTTATGGATATTAACCGGTTCCTAACTTTGctatccaaaccgaaccgaatttcataaataaccgagTGGAGCTATCTTTGGAATCCAAATTATCCGATATTTTTATTCGAACATCCAGATTACCCGATATTTAAACCGAAAAATCCGAATTATCtgaatattttacttatattatcCTAAATGATCCAGAGTAACCGGAATCCAATTGGatcctgatattttttttatggataTTAGCCGGTTCCTAATTTTGCTATCCGAACCTAATAATAACCGAACCAAATTGAATATTCTAAACAGCCTAACCGTTCCTAATCGAAATagccgaaccgaaaccgaaccaaattGAATGCCTAGCCTAAGCTAtctctagagagagaaaggaccTTGGGAGGAGAGAGGAGACTGACGCCGAATCGATCCACGGCGCGGCGAGCTAAGCTGTCGGAGGAAGAGTCGTGGTCTCCGGTGAAGACGATGCAGTCGAGATCGGGAGTTTCCTCTTGGATGGCTTTGACTGCGCACCAGAGGACTCTctcgccgccgccgccgtcgtTCGTGTAGGGATGGAAGAATCCCACAGCGCGTTTCCTGCTCTTTTTCGCGTTGATGAGGGAGAGAGATAGGGTCAGTGATAATGCGGAGAGGAGGGTGAGGAAGGCGTAGAGGATGCAGCAGATCGCCATGGAAGCGTGTATCACTGAGGAGGAACGAAATGGTGAAGAAAGCGTTTTTTGTTCTttgatatattttgaatattacaGAAAGCACCCGAGACTTTGACTAAATCATAGTTATCCCCCTTAACTTTCATAATTGATTGTCACtatcttttttcttctctttcaaatcGTAATAGCTAAGAAATTGATTTGGAAATTCAGAAACTTAAACACTAATTTTCTATTTCGAATTATgagaattattataatttttgtaatcaaatcattttttttatagaaaatccTAATCATTTCTTACAATTTTATTAACACTAGTACATAAACATCCACACCAACGAAATCGTATTTTCAAAATCATGAtctacttttttataaaaaaaaaacttttaatgaaTCATGCCACAAATTGTGGTTTGTGTAGTTTTCGTTTTAAagtttaaagaaaatgaaactttagggttaaaattcaaattcaaaattttaattcaataaataatatgccatatactctatatactaaagcacaagtcacttgGCCAATCATGCTATGCCACATGTCTTGTgcaatacatttttaaaaatttaaaaaaaaaataaattgatcaaAACGTAGTAAACGCAAGAAATAACTTCCTTTGATttctattaaattattattatacaataaaattaaaaatcacgtAGAATCCCTAATTTTTCTCACATTACGCCCACTATGTCACAAACTttaaaactgattgcttttcacAAAATATTAGTCACGATGAACTCAAGTTCTTATCTACCTTTATTCAGAAATTGTAAATCTCTAAATTTTCtgcaataaaattattattttttggttccATTCATTATTTCTGTAATTGGTTTCGTTGATTATAATATTCACATTGCCGAGTCTACCGTTTGGGAACGAAGTTGACTTGCACCAAATTGAACAGGTACATATTTCGTTTTTTCGTCCTTTTTGCATCagattttttgtgttttatcCTGCCTCCCATTTTCCGATATGAATAATATGTATCGTGACAACAGAAGAAGTGACTATATTGAGTGATTAGGAATGTCCAAATGCATAAGCAACTGTAGCAGTCTCTGCAGGTAATTAATTGAAGATCCACATATTTTGAGATTTATCTTATTAGTACAATCAAGAGACACTGAAAATTTGACGATTTTACAGCTTCAAGCGACGCCAAAATACTGGCACGTAAAGGCTAAATCTATATATAGCAAGCGGGTTACCATCAGCCTTTGAGTCTTGAAGTTAACTAGCCTGATAATTTTTCACCATATTGTTGTGATGAAGCGTTAGTGAGATTTATAACGTTCAAACTCTTCAATGCTCTTCTTAACTTGAACTTAACGttgctttcttcttttctcatatatatataaactacatATGGTGAAAAAGTAAACATAATCACATTTCAAATGCTCTCCTCTTCTTTGATGAAGAGTATTAATCTTTTGGTTTCAACATTTTTGGTGATGATTTTGCAGAAAACCAGAATAAAAGTTCACCTTGAAGCATAACTACGGAGCCCCAAAAAGCaacacaagaagaagatgaagaaaaaagaaacatttaGTGGACTAGACAGCTAAGAGCAGGGCCTAAGAAACGCAGGTGGTAGTGGAAACAAGAACGACCCGGTCAAGCCATATGttagttttccatttttatgttcaTAAAGTGGCATTAATTTTGTTTACGTACGGATCAAAATAGGTTTTGATTTGTTCTTAATAATATAGTTTACCAAATTTGTAGCTTTTCTCTGAAATAAAACGGGAAAAGAATTATAgcaatgaaaaggaaaaaaggtAGAAGAGCACaagaaagaaaactaaatataCATACATAGGAAAAGAAGACGGAGAAGACTATAAAGTTGGAGCAACTCGATTTTACccccaaaaaaaacatttgattttaaaacaacaatgcGGTGTGTCTAAGTTTTCAATTATtcaattttgtgtgttttgaaaCTCTATTTTTACTGGTTCTAAACGTGAATTCAAGTTAAATTATTTCATTCTGTTAGATTTGAGTATTACTTTTATGGAAAAAAATAGATCTgaataatatagataaaaagaagttcaattaatatatattttatatttatatagtttgttagACGTAAAACTAGCAAAAATACAGTCAAATGATGTCAAGAGTTAAGGTTGGTATATTAGTAATTGTTCTTTTGAGTTTCCtcatttttatattagttatttatttattttaaaatattttataacaattttaaattttctcttatatctattaataataactagataaaataaaaaatttaactgtgaaaaaatatttagaataatttttagtttataaaatatatatatatataaaatactatgCCCGTGCATAGCAAGGGAGATAAACTAGTATTATCATAACATCCAAGACTACtttggtaaaaagaaaaaaagaagatccaAGACTAAACCCTGTGATTCGGCTTGAATAGGTGGAGCACTATGGAGACATTGTTCTTGTCAGCGAGCACTGGAACCATCTCAGGCAACTCTTCAAGAGTTTGACCTTTCCGATAACTATAAAACCAAACGACCATCTTCTCTaatgtctttgttttttttaacataagtTCCATGAACGAAGCCACGTGCCTCGACTCTACATCCCAATGTTTCAGGTTCTCAAAGACCCTCGCCTCCAAGCTCCAACGCTGATCCTTCTTCACTCCTTGCAAATCCAAGTACGTGTCAATTTTATTCTTCTGTACAAGAGAAAAGGTTTTCGATTATGTATACCGATAGTCAATATTTCAGGTTCTACAAACCCAAAGTGAAAGGACATGCATGGTtctagaaatatatatttaaactcaCTAAAAGTTAGAATGGTCAaggaaactaataaaataaaatagggtTATGGAAAAATACCGTTATGGTGCCAAACATCATTCTGTGTATTGTTGTTAGCTTCTTCAGTTCAGGTGAGTTTTGTAGCACCCTGACTATACCTGGAATTACATATTGAGAGATCATTGTCTCAAGTGTCAAATCTTTGACCTTGAATCTAGGAATGGGAATACTGCGGAGCTCGGCAAGTGTTAAAACCTAACAAGAAGCATAGATAGATAGtaaataccaaaaaacaaacctctaaaaaaaaaacaaaaatagctaAATAGCTAAAGCATTGCAAGACCAGAACAATTATTGATCAATGACAGTTACTTGGTAAATGACAATTACTTGGCAAAAAAGACAAAGAACAATTATTGATCAATGATGAGTCGCCTTTTACAAACATCTATAGCTGAGTTCTCAAAGAGTGCATATAACGT
Protein-coding regions in this window:
- the LOC106397173 gene encoding GDP-Man:Man(3)GlcNAc(2)-PP-Dol alpha-1,2-mannosyltransferase-like; amino-acid sequence: MAICCILYAFLTLLSALSLTLSLSLINAKKSRKRAVGFFHPYTNDGGGGERVLWCAVKAIQEETPDLDCIVFTGDHDSSSDSLARRAVDRFGVSLLSPPKVIHLNNRRWIEERTYPHFTMIGQSLGSVYLAWEALRKFTPLYFIDTSGYAFTYPLARLFGCKVVCYTHYPTISLDMISRVRQRNSMYNNDASIAKSNWLSTCKVVYYRAFSWLYGMVGSCTHLAMVNSSWTKSHIEVLWRIPERIRRVYPPCDTSGLQTLPLERSSDPPVFISVAQFRPEKAHMLQLEAFSLALEKLGPGVPRPKLQFVGSCRNESDEERLQKLKDRAGELKVDGDVEFYKNAMYRELVALLGNAVAGMHGMIDEHFGISVVEYMAAGAIPIAHNSAGPKMDIVLEEEGQRTGFLAETVEEYAEAIVEVVKMSETERLKMAEYARKRARRFSEQQFSEDFKTAIRPVFTCAVK